One segment of Bradyrhizobium sp. CB2312 DNA contains the following:
- a CDS encoding BrnA antitoxin family protein has protein sequence MADQPRRPRTLGDARTEAEAAFKKVTAKVAAAPPKQNVAPGVREQVTLRIDQDVLEFFQAGGPGWQDRINEALRKAAGK, from the coding sequence ATGGCGGATCAACCGAGGCGGCCGCGCACATTGGGTGACGCGCGAACCGAGGCCGAAGCGGCATTCAAGAAGGTGACGGCCAAGGTCGCCGCGGCGCCACCGAAGCAGAACGTGGCGCCGGGGGTCAGGGAGCAGGTCACACTGCGTATCGACCAAGACGTGCTGGAGTTCTTCCAGGCGGGCGGGCCGGGCTGGCAGGACCGCATCAACGAGGCGCTGCGCAAGGCGGCGGGGAAGTAA